Below is a genomic region from Sulfitobacter sp. OXR-159.
GGACCTGAAGAACAGGATCGCGTCGGTCAAATCGACCCGCAAGATCACCAAGGCCATGCAAATGGTTGCCGCGGCGAAACTTCGCCGCGCGCAGGAGGCTGCCGAGGCTTCGCGTCCCTATACTGAGCGGTTCAATGCCGTGATGGCAGGGCTCGCGGCCAGTGTCGGCGGCTCCGACAGCGCGCCCAAGCTGCTCAGCGGCACGGGTGAAGACAAAGTGCATCTGCTGGTGGTCATGACCGCCGAACGCGGGCTGTGCGGCGGCTTCAACAGCAACATCGCGAAGAAGGCGAAAGCCCATGCGCGTGAACTGCTGGCCCAGGGCAAAGAGGTGAAAATCCTCACCGTTGGCAAAAAAGGCCGTGATGCGCTGCGGCGTGACTTGGGCGACCATCTGGTCGGTCACGTTGACCTCAGCGAAGTCAAAAAGATCGGCTATGGTGATGCGCAAAACATCGCGCAGGACGTGCTAAACCGCTTTGACGCGGGCGAATTTGACGTGGCGACGATCTTCTATGCGAAGTTCGTGAACGTGGTGATGCAGACGCCGACGGCGCAGCAGATCATCCCGGCCAAATTCGAAGCAGACGCGGACGAAGACAGCGGTGCGTCCACATTGTTCGACTATGAACCCAGCGAAGAGGCGGTCTTGGCCGACCTTCTGCCGCGCGGGGTCGCCACGGCGATCTTCTCGGCTCTGCTGGAGAATGGCGCGTCCGAGCAGGGTGCGCGGATGTCGGCGATGGACAACGCCACACGCAACGCGGGTGAGATGATCGACAAACTGACCATCCAGTACAACCGCTCGCGTCAGGCTGTCATCACCAACGAGCTGATCGAAATCATTTCCGGCGCGGAAGCGCTGTAAGCAAATCGGAGAAACGACATGGCAAATGCTGTCGGTAAAATCACACAGGTCATCGGCGCTGTCGTTGACGTTCAATTCGAAGGCGACCTGCCGGAGATTCTCAACGCGCTGCACACCGAAAACCAGGGCAAAACGCTGGTTCTCGAAGTGGCGCAGCACCTTGGCGAAAACACGGTTCGCGCCATCGCGATGGACGCGACCGAAGGTCTGGTGCGCGGTCAGGCCGTGACAGACACAGGCGACCAGATCCGCGTGCCCGTGGGCAACGCCACACTGGGCCGTATCATGAACGTCACCGGCGACGCGGTTGACGAACAGGGTCCGGTAAACTCTGACGCGACACGCGCCATTCACGGCGAAGCGCCTGAGTTCGCTGAGCAGTCCACCGAGACACAAATCCTCGTGACAGGCATCAAGGTCATCGACCTTCTGGCGCCTTACACCAAGGGTGGTAAAATTGGTCTCTTCGGCGGTGCCGGCGTGGGCAAGACGGTTCTCATCATGGAACTGATCAACAACATCGCCAAAGTGCACTCCGGTCTGTCGGTGTTCGCGGGCGTGGGTGAGCGTACCCGTGAGGGCAACGACCTTTACCACGAGATGATCGAATCCGGCGTTATCGTCCCTGACAACCTCGTCGATTCGAAAATTGCGCTGGTCTACGGTCAGATGAACGAACCTCCCGGTGCGCGGATGCGGATCGCCCTGACCGGCCTGACACTGGCCGAGCAGTTCCGCGACGAATCCGGTTCCGACGTTCTGTTCTTCGTCGACAACATCTTCCGCTTCACGCAGGCCGGTTCCGAAGTGTCCGCTCTGCTGGGCCGTATTCCTTCGGCTGTGGGCTACCAGCCAACGCTGGCGACCGACATGGGCGTGATGCAGGAGCGGATTGCGTCGACCAAATCCGGTTCGATCACCTCCGTGCAGGCCGTCTACGTCCCTGCGGATGACCTTACCGACCCGGCGCCTGCGACCTCCTTTGCGCACCTCGACGCGACAACGGTTCTCGACCGTTCGATCTCGGAAAAGGGCATCTACCCGGCGGTTGACCCGCTTGGCTCCACCTCGCGTCTGCTCGACCCGCTGATCATCGGCGACGAGCACTACAAGGTGGCGACAGACGTGCAGCAGGTGCTTCAGCGCTACAAATCGCTTCAGGACATCATCGCCATTCTCGGCATGGATGAACTGAGCGAAGAAGACAAACTGACCGTGGCACGTGCGCGTAAGATCGAGCGTTTCCTCAGCCAGCCCTTCGACGTGGCGAAAGTGTTCACAGGCTCCGACGGTGTTCAGGTGCCGCTGGAAGAAACCATCGCGTCGTTCAAGGCCGTGGTTGCCGGTGAGTACGATCACCTGCCCGAAGGTGCCTTCTACATGGTTGGTGGCATCGAAGACGTGAAGGCGAAAGCCGAGAAAATGGCGGCAGACGCCGCTTAAGGAGCGCTGACAATGGCAGACACAATGCAATTCGACCTCGTTTCGCCGGAACGGCGGCTGGCATCGATGCAGGTGACGGCCGTGCAAATTCCGGGCACTGAGGGTGACATGACGGCCATGGCCGATCATGCACCCACCATCACCACCCTGCGTCCGGGCCTTCTGCGCGTGGAAGGGCCGGAGGGCACGTCTGAATATGTCGTGACCGGCGGTTTCGCCGAAATCGGCGGTCAGGGCGGCGTGTCTGTGCTGGCGGAACGTGCCGTGGCGCGTGCCGACATGACGCAGGAACAGATGGACAGCATGGTGGCAGAGGCGCATGCCGTCTACACCCGCGCCAAGGACAACTGGGAAAACGAACCCGGTCCCGTGGATGACGCAGCCAAGCTTCTGGCCGATATGGTTGCCGTTGGCGATCACATCGGATTGTCGAGCAAACAGCCCAGCCTGTAATGCTTTGAAAATCAGTGAAAAGCCCCGCCTCGGCGGGGCTTTTTGCTTTTATGCTCCCTTCTGCTGCGGCATCATTGCCTGATGACCGTAAATGCAGGCAGGCGCCCAATATGAAACGACTTCGCACCCATACGATCGGCGTGGACAGTGGCGATGTCATGCTGTTCTCTGAGTTCGAAGACGGCGGATCGATGTGGACGGGCGAGGGCCAGCGCGAACGCCGCCGCCGGATCAGCTTTTCAGAACCCTTCCGGGAGCCGCCGCATGTTCAGGTGAGCATGTCGCTTTGGGACATCGACGCCAGCACCGTCACCCGCGCCGATATCGGCGCCGAGGCGGTGACCGAGAGCGGCTTTGACATGGTGTTCCGCACATGGGGCGACACCCGCGTTGCACGGGCGCGTTTGGCATGGACAGCGATTGGCGCGGTGGGGGGGGATGACGACTGGGTCGTCGGCTAGGTGCATCGCTCGGTGAGAGAGAGCGGCCCAGCAGGGGGAGGGCGGCCCGCGGAGGCCAGCCCTAGATCACAGCCTGCGGCTTAGTTTGCCGCGTACATCCCGTCATAGATCGGGCCGAGCGTTTCCGCCTCGAACAGCGAAGAGACCGAGGTGCCGTTCCAGATGTTCAAGATCGCTTGGGCAAACATCGGCGCGGTCGGGACGATGCGGATGTTCGGCGCCTTCTTGATCGCAGGGGTCGGCGCGATGCTGTCGGTGATGACCAGCGATTTCATGACCGAGTTCTCGACCCGCTCAACCGCAGGGCCGGACATGACACCGTGGGTGATGTAGGAGTGCACTTCCTTCGCGCCATTCTCCAGCAGGACTTCGGCAGCTTTGCACAGCGTGCCTGCGGTGTCGCAGATGTCGTCCACGATCAGGCAAGTCTTGCCCTTCACGTCGCCGATCACGGTCATCTCGGCCACTTCGCCCGCCTTCTCGCGGCGTTTGTCGACGATCGACAGGGGGGAGTTGATCCGCTTGGCCAGTTCACGCGCACGGGCCACGCCGCCCACATCGGGGCTGACGACCATCAGATCGTCCATCTGGTCCTTAAAGGCGTCCTTGATATCCAGTGCAAAGATCGGCGAGGCGTAGAGGTTGTCGACCGGGATATCGAAGAAGCCCTGAATCTGCGCCGCATGCAGGTCCATCGTCAGGATCCGTTCAATACCGCTGCCGGTCAGCATATTGGCGACCATCTTGGCGGTGATCGGCGTCCGGGCTTTGGTGCGGCGGTCCTGCCGGGCATAGCCGAAGTAGGGCAAAACGGCCGTCACACGCGCCGCCGAGGACCGGCGCAGCGCGTCGGCCATGATCATCAGTTCCATCAGGTTGTCGTTCGCGGGGTTCGACGTGGGCTGGATGATGAACATATCCTCGCCGCGCACGTTCTCATAAACTTCGACGAAAATCTCGCCGTCGTTGAACCGTTCGACCCGCGCATCGACGAGCCCCACGTTAACGCCGCGATGCAGCGACATGCGCCGCGCGATGGCCTTGGCAAGCGGCATATTGGCATTGCCTGAGATCAGTTTTGGTTCTGAAGTGCGTGGCATAGGGGCTCCGGGGCAGCGGTAGGTTGCAGATTCGTGACGTTGACACCGCTTAGCATGCGCTTACGGTCGGGCAAAGCTGCACCGCCCCCGAAGGAGAGCCAAATGGCCCGGATCGACTATTTTTTCGCGACCCTGTCACCCTATTGCTACCTCGCCGGGAATCGGCTTGAGGAGATCGCCGA
It encodes:
- a CDS encoding F0F1 ATP synthase subunit epsilon is translated as MADTMQFDLVSPERRLASMQVTAVQIPGTEGDMTAMADHAPTITTLRPGLLRVEGPEGTSEYVVTGGFAEIGGQGGVSVLAERAVARADMTQEQMDSMVAEAHAVYTRAKDNWENEPGPVDDAAKLLADMVAVGDHIGLSSKQPSL
- a CDS encoding H-type lectin domain-containing protein, which translates into the protein MKRLRTHTIGVDSGDVMLFSEFEDGGSMWTGEGQRERRRRISFSEPFREPPHVQVSMSLWDIDASTVTRADIGAEAVTESGFDMVFRTWGDTRVARARLAWTAIGAVGGDDDWVVG
- a CDS encoding F0F1 ATP synthase subunit gamma, giving the protein MPNLKDLKNRIASVKSTRKITKAMQMVAAAKLRRAQEAAEASRPYTERFNAVMAGLAASVGGSDSAPKLLSGTGEDKVHLLVVMTAERGLCGGFNSNIAKKAKAHARELLAQGKEVKILTVGKKGRDALRRDLGDHLVGHVDLSEVKKIGYGDAQNIAQDVLNRFDAGEFDVATIFYAKFVNVVMQTPTAQQIIPAKFEADADEDSGASTLFDYEPSEEAVLADLLPRGVATAIFSALLENGASEQGARMSAMDNATRNAGEMIDKLTIQYNRSRQAVITNELIEIISGAEAL
- the atpD gene encoding F0F1 ATP synthase subunit beta, with amino-acid sequence MANAVGKITQVIGAVVDVQFEGDLPEILNALHTENQGKTLVLEVAQHLGENTVRAIAMDATEGLVRGQAVTDTGDQIRVPVGNATLGRIMNVTGDAVDEQGPVNSDATRAIHGEAPEFAEQSTETQILVTGIKVIDLLAPYTKGGKIGLFGGAGVGKTVLIMELINNIAKVHSGLSVFAGVGERTREGNDLYHEMIESGVIVPDNLVDSKIALVYGQMNEPPGARMRIALTGLTLAEQFRDESGSDVLFFVDNIFRFTQAGSEVSALLGRIPSAVGYQPTLATDMGVMQERIASTKSGSITSVQAVYVPADDLTDPAPATSFAHLDATTVLDRSISEKGIYPAVDPLGSTSRLLDPLIIGDEHYKVATDVQQVLQRYKSLQDIIAILGMDELSEEDKLTVARARKIERFLSQPFDVAKVFTGSDGVQVPLEETIASFKAVVAGEYDHLPEGAFYMVGGIEDVKAKAEKMAADAA
- a CDS encoding ribose-phosphate pyrophosphokinase — its product is MPRTSEPKLISGNANMPLAKAIARRMSLHRGVNVGLVDARVERFNDGEIFVEVYENVRGEDMFIIQPTSNPANDNLMELMIMADALRRSSAARVTAVLPYFGYARQDRRTKARTPITAKMVANMLTGSGIERILTMDLHAAQIQGFFDIPVDNLYASPIFALDIKDAFKDQMDDLMVVSPDVGGVARARELAKRINSPLSIVDKRREKAGEVAEMTVIGDVKGKTCLIVDDICDTAGTLCKAAEVLLENGAKEVHSYITHGVMSGPAVERVENSVMKSLVITDSIAPTPAIKKAPNIRIVPTAPMFAQAILNIWNGTSVSSLFEAETLGPIYDGMYAAN